Part of the Halobaculum halobium genome, GCCGGGATGGATCGCGACGACGTCGACACGCTCACCGATCTGTTCGAGGCGGTGCGCTACGGCGCCGAACCGGTGACTCCCGAACGCGAGCGCGAGGCCGTCGACGCGCTCCGGCGAATCGAGGAGACGTACGCCGACGGCGACTCCCTCGATAGCGCCGCCGACGGCGCGAACAGCGGGGGTGACAAACGGTGAGGGCGTCAGCCGCGCTCGGCGTCGCCGCCGTCGCGTTCGGCTTCGTGGTGGTCGCACAGCGGGGGCTCGCCGGGTTGTTCGA contains:
- a CDS encoding DUF4129 domain-containing protein; amino-acid sequence: MGARAGEAADRLESDADLENEVYRAWREMTGALAVDNPRSTTPAEFAVAAVDAGMDRDDVDTLTDLFEAVRYGAEPVTPEREREAVDALRRIEETYADGDSLDSAADGANSGGDKR